In Chryseobacterium sp., the genomic window TTTTATTATCATAGTGTATGCTTGAATTTAATTTCATCTGGCAAAGAGAGCAGGCTCTGGCTACATGATCGTCTGTTTCCGTAAGTGAATTGGTCCCGTTCATGACACAGTTGGCGTTCAGACAGTGGCTGATTCCAAACATATGTCCAATTTCGTGAGAACCGATTTTCATTAATCTTACAAGACTTTCATTAAAATTAGATGCTGTCAGGTGGCCTTCAGCCAGCCGATAGATGGAAGTGACTCCCACACCCTTCTCATAAGAAGCAAATCCGAAAACATAGTTCCAGTCGGGTCTCGGGAAAAGATCTTTTTCAGTGATTCCCATTACGATGGCAGCCTCTTTAGGTTTTCTTTTCATCAAAATACTGTCCAGGACGTAGCTGGCTAGCACTTGCTCCTGTCCCTCTCTGGAAATTCTTCTGACCGTTTTAGGGAAAAGAGTATTGGATAAAGCGGGCAGTACTTTTGTTTCCAGCTGAAAATAAATTCTTATATATTCTCTGGTGAGCTCTATCTCTTTTTGCTGAATTTCATTGAAGCTTCCGATAGGCTGAAGATATATTATATTTTTTCCGGGTACCGGTTTTATCCTTTTTGATTTTTGGAAATCTTCAAACTGCTGAACGTTTTCCTTATGGCTGTATCTCCAGTTTCCGGATTTGGGCTCAGAAAGTTTTACATCATTTACTGCAATTGCTTCAAAATAGGTTTTCTCTCTTTTTTGACATGAAAAAAAGAGTGTCCATACTGCGGAATAAAAGAAGGCTAAAGCAAAATTATATTTTCCCCGGCTCATAGAAGAACAGAAGTTTCTTTTTGGCACCGTCAAATTCGGACCATGAATCACAGTCTACTTCAAAGCCTGCTACACCACAGGTTGGAAAATGAAAAATATCTTCAGAAATGGAATTGGCGAAATTGGAAATTCCGTTGTTATGGGAGAAAAAGGCTACTGAGCTAAGCTTGTCATCCAGGTCATAAATTACAGATTCAAAATTTCTTTCCGAAGGATTATACAGTTTTTCATCAGTTGAAAAATCAAGCTGATAGGTTTGGTTGAAAATCTTACAGGTATTCAGTGCACGGACTGCCGGGCTTGAAATGAAATGATCAATGGAAATATGATTGTTTTTCAGGAATCTGGACATGTTCATAGCATCCTCCAAACCCTTGTCTGCCAAAGGTCTGTCAAAGTCCTCCGTTTCTTCCGGCCAGTCGCTTTTCGCATGTCGTACGAGGATGAGTCTCTTCATATATTTGTTTTTTTGGAAGATTAAAATTATAAAAAAAAATATGGAATAAAACATGATTTACATAAAAAAACTGCGTTATGAATAAAATCATTAAATTTTACTAAATTTGCAGACTTATGGGACAAATCCTTGCAATAGACTATGGAAAAGCGCGTTGTGGCCTTGCTGCAACAGATGATATGCAGATTATTGCCAGTGGTCTGGAGACTGTTAATACGCCTTCTTTAATGGAATTTTTAAAAAAATATTTCCATGCGAATAAGGTGGATGAAGTAGTGATTGGGCTTCCCATAGATTTGAAGGGAAACATTTCAGAAGTGGAAACGGATATTTTAAAATTCATTGAAGAATTTAAGAAAGAATTTTCGGATATTGCGGTTCATCGTTTTGATGAAAGGTTTACTTCCAAAATGGCCTCTTTTTTTATTTCTCAGAGTGGAAAAAGTAAGAAAAAGAGACAGGAAAAAGGATTAATAGATAAAGTAAGTGCAACGATTATATTGCAGAATTTTTTAGAACAAAGATTAAGATGATTTTACCGATAAGAGCTTTTGGAGATCCTGTTTTGAGAAAAGTGGGAAAAGATATAGAGAAAGATTATCCCGGTTTACAGGAACTGGTAGATAATATGTTCGAAACGATGTACAGTGCAAATGGCATTGGTCTTGCAGCACCTCAGATCGGGCTGGATATCCGTCTGTTTGTAATAGATGTGACTCCTCTTGCGGAAGATGAGGATTATGAAGATATTAAAGATGAATTGGCTGATTTCAAAAAAGTGTTCATCAATGCCAGAATTCTTGAAGAATCCGGTGAAGAATGGAAGTTTAATGAAGGCTGTTTATCGATTCCGGATGTAAGAGAAGATGTAAAAAGAAAAGGGACAATCGTTATCGAATATTATGACGAAAATTTTGTGAAACATACAGAAACTTTTTCCGATATTAGAGCCCGCGTAATTCAACATGAATATGACCACATTGAAGGAATCTTATTTACGGATCATCTAAGTGCTTTGAAAAAGAAATTGGTAAAAGGAAAGCTGACGAAGATCTCTCAGGGCGATGTAAGCATTGGCTACAAAATGAGATTTCCAAAATAATTTAATCAAGGATAAAAAGAAATAATAAAGAGCAAAAAGCGAAAGCTGGTTGCAAAATTTACAAAAAATAAAATTATGCTGTTAGAAAAAATAATTTCAATTTCTGGAAAACCAGGACTTTACAAACTCGTTTCTCAATTAAGAAATGGTTTCATTATTGAAGATGTTACCAACAAGAAAAAAGTAAGCATCGGCAACTCTAGCCAGGTAAGCTTATTGGATAATATTGCCATGTTTACATTTGATAAAGAAGTTCCTTTGTTCGAAGTTTTTGAAAATATTGCTAAAAACAACGATTATAAGGAAACGATTTCTCACAAATCTTCTGATGCAGAATTGAAGGAGTTTATGTTAACTTCCCTTCCTAATTATGATACTGAAAGAGTATATTCTTCAGATATCAAGAAATTGGCTCAGTGGTACAATATTCTTCACAAGGCAGGATATATTACTCCTGATAGCTTTGTTAAAGCAGAGCCTGAAACATTAGACCCGGCTCAGGAAGAAGTAAGCATCGAACAGGAAGCGCCTAAAAAAGCACCTAAAGCAGAAAAGGCTGCTGCTCCAAAAGTAAAGGCGACTTCAGCTGCTAAATCGGCTCCGAAAAGCACGCACACTAAAAAAGGATAATCCACTTAGCGGATTTTAGAAATAAGCCTTGTTGAGAGTTTTCTTGACAAGGTTTTTTATTGCTGTAAGAATTGAGAGCCGGGAGCCGGGAAGAATCAAGAGCCAAGATATTAGATTTCAGACATCAGATTTCAGATATTTGAGATTGGGATACAGTTTCAAGTGGAAAGGGTATAGTGAATTTGGGGTGCAAGGGAATAGTGAATCGATCAAAATTGACAAGCAAGGCAAATTGATTCCTCACAATTGATTGCTCCTACTGATGCTTTCAGTCCTTAACTCTCAACTTTCAACTCCAAGGGTTGCGGTAGAGTCAAAATAACCCTTACATTTGTATAAGATTGAATTTCCAATTACTTATGAACACGAAACAGGAAAAGCTAGAAGCCTTCGGAAGATTACTGGATATCATGGATGATTTGCGTGAAAAATGCCCGTGGGACCAGAAACAGACTTTACAATCACTCCGTCATCTGACTCTTGAAGAGGCTTATGAACTCTCGGATGCTATTCTTCAGGAAGATTTACAGGAAATAAAAAAAGAGCTGGGGGATGTATTACTTCATCTGGTTTTCTATTCAAAAATAGGTTCCGAAAAAGAAAGTTTTGACATTGCAGATGTCATCAATTCCCTGAATGAAAAACTGATTTTCCGCCATCCCCATATTTATGGTGATACGGAGGTGAAAGATGAAGAAGAAGTAAAACAGAACTGGGAAAAATTAAAATTGAAGGAAGGGAACAAATCTATTTTAGGCGGGGTTCCAAAAAGCTTACCGAGCTTGGTGAAAGCCTATAGAATCCAGGATAAAGTTAAGGGAATAGGTTTTGAGTTTCACGATGCTGAAGATGCCTGGAAAAAAGTGGATGAAGAGATTCAGGAGTTTCATGCAGAAATCGATCCCGACAAAAAAGAACAGGAATTGGGAGACGTGTTCTTTTCATTGATTAATTACGCCAGAATTTCCGGGATTAATCCGGATTCTGCCCTGGAAAGGACCAATCTTAAATTTATTTCCAGATTTCAAAAAATGGAAGGTCTTGCTGAGGAGCAGAGCCTGAAGCTTGCCGATATGTCTTTGGAAGAAATGGATGTCCTTTGGGAAAAAGCCAAGCAATTATCATAAACTTTATAAAGGAGAATGGTTCCTTTTTATTTTCGGTTAATTTTAAAACAAACAACATGTTGCGATTTCTTATTTTACCTTTTATCTTTTTACTGAGCTGCAACCCTAAGGCTCAGAATCAACCGTCTAACGAAAATCTCTTAAAAACACAGTTTTCTTTACCTAAAAAACTGAAAGAAGTTTCCGGTATCACCGTATCGAAAGATAAAAAAACGATCTGGGTGATAGAGGATAAAGGCAATAAAAATGCAGTCTATGCTCTTAATGATAAAGGGGAAATGATAGGTAAAATTCCGGTTGATAATGCTGAAAATACAGACTGGGAAGATATTATATCAGATGCTGCAGGAAATATCTATATCGGGGATTTTGGTAACAATGATAACAACAGACAGGATCTTGCTATTTTAAAAACAGATTTAAAAGATGCAGGCCAGGCTTCAACAAAGGTCATTCAGACCACGAAATTTCATTATGAAGGACAGACTGAATTTCCTCCCAAAAATCAAATTTATTATATGACTGTGAGGCTTTTGTAGAGATGGATGGTAATTTTTATCTTTTTACAAAAAACAGAAGTAAAGGATTTGACGGAACTTTCCTGGTGTTCAAAGTGCCCAACAAAGAGGGCGATTTTGAAGCAAAGCTTATCGGTAAACTTAAGCTGCAGGGAGGCTATAATGATGCCGCGATCACATCTGCAACAATCAATGCGGCAAAAGACAAGATCGTATTGCTGACCCACAAGAATATTCATATCCTTACAGGATTTACAGCCAGTGATTTTAATACTGCTAAAATTCAGAAAGTACCCCTGGATCACAATTCACAGAAAGAAGCGGTGGTTTTTATCAATGATAAGACTTTGCTGATTGCAGACGAAAAAGAAAAAAATGAGGGCGGAAATGTATATCAGTTTGCTTTTTGATGCTTGAAGATACCTATGAAATATAAAAGCCGGAAATAATCGCAATTTTGCTTATTTCCGGCTGTTTTTTTATGGCTGTATTTAGAATTTCATTCCAATTCCGGCGGAAACCCTTCCGCCGTCTGATCCGTAGAAATAATTCAGTCGGGCAGAGATCATTTCCACAATACTCAGCCAGACACCGGCTCCGGCAGACTGGTGCCATTTTCTGGAATTTTCTGTATCGTTCCATACCCTTCCGATATCATAGCCTATAAGGATTCCCATATTGGCGGGAACAATATTATTTCTTATTCTTCCAAAGTCCCAGCGGATTTCTGAATTGTTAGTAAAGTAAGATCTTCCGGAGAACCTGTCATTTCTGAAAGCCCTCATTCCATTACTTCCCCCGATAGAAGCGGCCTGATAAAATTCAAAATGATTATTATTGATCCACATCACATTGCTGGAATTAGCGAATACAAAATTTCCTTTTTTATCAATTCTGTGATCAATGGCAAGCCTGCCTCTTAAGGTCAGGAAGTTGCGGTTAAAATCGGTAAGAATCGCTTTCCAGTCGGCATTCAGCATAAATTCCATTCCCAGGGTAGGAAAAGCAGTGTTGTCTGCATTTTTATAGCCGAATGTGTAGTTGGCTCCTACAAACTGCTGGCTATTGAAAACTTCAGGTCTTACGTCCGGAGACTGGTTGATGAAACGTCCATTTTTTATCTGTACTTTATTATCTTCAAAAGTAAGCTGAAACTGGTGGCTAAGGTTCATCCAGCTTTTTTTGGAAATAGACGGAGCCAAATTAAATTTGGAAATCCGGGCTCTGTTGTATTCTCTTTCCGTATTTTCTTTATCATATTCACTTTCGTTGGACAGGCCAAAGAAGTTTTGAGAGAACCTGGGAGTGGTGTATCCGGCATCGAGATTGATGTCCCATCCTGAGATTGCTTTTTTGAAAATTCCTTTGTAGACGAGGCTAAAACCGGCTGTCGCCGTGTAGAAATTAGCTTTTAAACTGTGTTTCTGCGTAAAAGGATCACGGATAAAATTGTTTACCGTATAATTGGCCAGCACCCCAAGAATCACACCGTCATCAGGGTTGTAGTCAGCGTTAGGATAGCCAGCCCATGAATTGTACTTCGGATGTTTGTAATTGTAAGTATTGATGTCATAATCGTCCGTAATGTTTTTCGTTGTATTCTTTGTGTTGTAGGTATTCTTTTGGGATTTAAAGTCATAGATTTTTACTTTTTTACCATCCGCTACATTATATACATCATGATTATAGCCACCGATCAGTCTGATCGTCATTTTTGGCCTCCCGTTTCCGGTAACCTCGTAGACATCATCATCTTCCAGTCCATAGATCCAGAGTTCCTTGGTTTTTGAATCGTCATATGTTTTTTCAAAGACCAGGTTGTTTTTATCTTTATTTTTACCTAATTCATACTGTTGTACCAGTACAGAATTTCCGTTTTTTGTAATGACAAATCTATCAGGATGTACTGTTCCTGCCAATGGAACTTTTTTCTGAAGTACATCGTAATATTGAGTGGCATAATTCTGTAACTTCGTCTTTCTTATTTTTAACTTTTTCTGGATATCGGCGATGGTTTCATCCTTTACTTCTTTCGGAAGATTATGGAAACTTTCATCGATATCCGTATCTGTCAAATGTTCCTGAATATATTTTGCCTGTTCTATCCATTCTTCCTGGGTAGCCCCTTTCAAGAAGATCAGATCCATAGGATAGGGCTCCATATTTACCCATTTGACGCTGCTTATGTCTTCGGTAAAAGTCTTCATATGACGGATCGCCGGAACATTCATAATGATTTTAAATGCAGCACCGTCATATTTACTGAAAGCCTGGTCTCTGTCTTTTGGGATAGGTTTATAAATAACTTTGTCTCCGTCTTCATATTCTGCCCATTTCCATTGATCTGAATGTCTGTCCCAGTCACCGATCAGCATATCAAAGAGTCTTGCTCTCATATAAGACTCTTTATCAACGGAATATTTATAATTTTTATTCAGATTCTTTAATACATCATCCGTAGAGACGATATCTTTGGCATTATCGAGAGAGGCCAGTGTTTTAGGGTCGGAAGAAAAACGCTCTTCTATCATATACATTTCATCCCCGTAATTTTCGTTATACCTGCCTAATGCCTGCTGCTTCGGGATATAATATAATTTGGGATTACTATGGAAAATATTCAGTTTATCTGCCATATTTCCTATGGTAAACGGCGTGAAAGGATGATTGGTCGTATAAAAATCTAATAAAAACTTTTCAGGGAAGGTATCCGTAAGTTCATCTCCTAAAGTACTCTTATTGAAAGCCATATTGTTGAGGAACCGGATTGCACTTTTCTTTACTCCGCGCATAACAAATTCCTGTCCGTCTTTTGACTTTAATCTTAAGCTGTTGGATTGGTTTCCTCCACCTTCCCGGAACGGGATATAGCCTCCATTAAGTTCTGAAAGATTAACAGTGGGTGCTTCAATGGGAATTCCGTAATACCTCCTGTAGTGATCACCCCAGAGCCACCGGTAAAATTTCCGTTTTTGGGTAAGCTGAACCGGGTAAATGCTTGAAGTGGCCGTAGCCGGGAAAGTATTGGGAAAGTTGTTAATAAATACATCCGGCTTTGAAATGACTGATATATGGGTCAGTTTTTGAAGCTGAGCATCTTTTGTGGAGAAAAACTCAACATCTGTACTTTGGTCCTTTCTGATATTCAAAACGGCAAAACCGCTGTTTCCGTAAGAGAAGTCGGTCTGTTCTACAATGGTGGAAGGATCTGTTTTAGAACCTGCACCACTGATGATCTGTCTTATATTTCTGTCTTCGTGATACTGTAAGTTATGATCATGCCCGGAGACGAAAATGATGTTTTCTTTATCCTGAACGATACTTTTGAGTCTGTTGGCTAAATCTGCATAATGCTGATTGTTGAGGTCTGCAGGACTGGCCCCGGAAGAACTTCTCAGTACATTAAGCATACTGCCCACAATAGGAACAGGAACTTTACTGTTAAGAGGGAAGAGATGCGATTTTGCAGAACTGAACCCAGCGTGGGTTCCGCTGCTGATAATAGGGTGGTGCAATGCCACGATGATCCTTTTCCCCTGGTTTTTAATGATCAGATCTTTGAACTCTGTGAAAAAGTCTTCCCTGGTTTTGATCGTACAGTTCTTATTGATTCCCGGAGACTGATCCCAGTTGGTAATTGCCCATTCTGTATCAACAACGATTAATTTAATATCTTTAGAGATACTGATGTCATCAATAGGGCAGCCGTTTTTTGGGAGGAAGGATTTTTTATCATTAAAATACTGTTTCACAAAATCTTCCTGAGCTCCCAGTCCCTCCAATCCGTTATACCAATCATGATTTCCGGGGATGACCAGTGTTTTTCCCTTGAAATTTTTGGTAATGGTAAGCTGATTATTCAGTTTTTGTTCGGCCAGCGCATAATCTTTATCTGTTTTTTTAGGCATTCCGCGGGGATAAATATTATCCCCTAAAAAGATCAGCATAGAATTGCTGTCTGCAGAATCGAGTTTGCTCTTCAGTAAGTTTAATGTCTTTTTCGACTGGGCCTCATCTGCATTTCCTGCATCTCCGATCAGAAAAATCTTAAAATCATTTTCAGATTTTACCTCGGAATTTTTTACTTCAAATAAGTTTTTGCCCTTTTGTACGTTATATGTTGCACAGGAATAAAGGGCTCCTGCGGACAATACTGTTCTCAGAACAATAGAAGTATTTTTTAGATGAGTTTTAAAGGATAAATTCATAAATTTACATTAACAAAAATTCAGGAATGAGCATTCTAGACAAAGCTAAAAATTATGTTGAAATCTTATTCAAAGATAAGTTATCTTCAGTATATTTTTATCATAATTTTATTCATACTGCCTACACTGTAAACAAGGCAGAAGAAATCATGAAAAATACTCCGGTTTCCGAACAGGATCAGGAGAAGGTGCTGGTTGCTCTCTGGTTTCACGATACCGGGTATATAGAATGCGCACAGAATCATGAGGAGAGGAGTGTGGAAATTATGAAGGGCTTCCTGCATCAGGAAAATTATCCTGAAGAGTATATCCAAGATATTGAAAAGCTGATCCTGGCGACAAAAATTACTTACGAGCCTCAGAATGTATTGGAAAAAATAGTAAAAGATGCAGACTTCAGTCATTTTGCAGGTCATGATTACAACGATATTTCTGATGCGTTAAGAAAAGAATGGGAGCTTACCAATGTAAGATGCTTTTCTAATGAAGAATGGAATGCCGGCAATCTGGATATGTTGAAAAATAAACATACTTTTTATACAGACTATGCCAAGGAAAACTGGGAACCTTTAAAAAAGAAGAATATCAAAAAAATTGAAAAGAAGCTGGAAAAAGAAGAGGATAAGAAAGAAGTTAAAAAAGATAATTCTGAAGGTAAAAAAGAGAAAGAAAAATCTGATAGAAGCGTAGATACTTTATTCAGAGTAACACTCAATAACCATACAAGGCTGAGTGATATTGCAGACAGCAAAGCAAATATTCTGTTATCTGTAAATGCCATTATTATTTCTGTTTGTCTTTCTGTATTGGTTCCGAAGCTGGATGCCCCTAAAAACTCCCATCTGATCCTTCCCAGTTTTATACTGCTGCTGTCCAGTGTGCTGACGATCATCTTTGCCATCCTTTCTACCAAACCGAATGTGACCAAGACAACTTTTACAAATCAGGATATTGCCAACCGTAAAGTAAATCTTCTGTTTTTCGGAAACTTCCAGCAAATGCTGTTTGAAGATTACCACAATGCAATGAAGGATCTGATCAAAGACAGAGACTATATTTATGATTCTATGGTGAAAGATTTATATTACCTGGGGAAAGTTCTCGACAGGAAGTATAAACTTTTATCGATCACCTATAAGATCTTTATGGCCGGGATTATCATTTCCGTATTGTCTTTTGGATTCGCTTTTTTGAGCCTTTAATAAAAAATAAATATCATAATAACCGGACAGTGCAATACTGTTCGGTTTTTTTATTAATCGTTCTGGTATATTGAAACCCTTAAAGCCAGAAGTCCCGTAATTCCCTGGAGGTCTTCCACCTTTAGAAATTCTACATCATGCTGAAGAATGTGCTTCTTTTGGAGCTTGGCTATATATTCCAGGTACTCCTTTTGATTTTCCATCCCGAAATACACAATAGTGATCTTTCCAGGAGCGGTAATTCGTTCAGAAGAGTCTTTGATGTGGGCTTTATCCAGTCGTTTTTTAATGATCTCATAATAGGAATTGTAGGCGCCGTCTACATCAAAACGCTTTTCATCCATTCTGAATCGGATATCGATCTTCTCATTGTATACAAAGATCAGGGAAGCAATATCTAACGGAATAGGAAGGTTTTTTTTAAAAGACTGGAATTCAAGTTCCATTTTACAAATGGTCTTCAGCTGCCAGTACCTTAGTTTATGGACTACTTTTGAGGTATAATGCAATTCCGGAGCAATGGTAGTTCCAATGTAAAGATTATGTTCTACACCATCAGATTTGAATCTTTCATAGTAATGGGGAAAGACCTGCTGGGCTTTGATCTGGTTTTCATCCAGCATATCGGCCAGCTTCCTGTTGACAAGGGTAATGGAATCGTCCAGTTTTTTTCTGTGGGTATAAAACAGATCTGTTTGTGACCGTACTCCTAAGAAGTAATCTTTAATCTTTACTTTTAATTCTCTGGATGACCTTACTTCCAGTTTTCCCTGTAAAAAAGGATGGATTTCTTCTCTCAGTAATCTTTGAAAACGCTGTTCGGTATCCGCTTTGATTTCGTGGCTGAGTTCATTTTCAAAAATATCCAATGCCAGTATGAATTTTTCCGAATCAGAATTGGTGGCAGCCAAAATCTCCTTGAGACATTCAATCTGTTGGGTGAGATCTTCCAGCATCAGGTTAAAACGTTTTTCTGAAGAAGAACGGATATCTGAAACTCCAAACAGTGGCGTGAGATTTTTAAAGGATATTTCCTTTAATGTATATATTTTCTTTCCGAGAGAGGCTGTGAAATACTTTTCCGCTTCATTTCTGAATTTCCATACCACACTATCATGAATGCTGGTGTATTCACGCTGGATAATGGCTTCTATCTGATAGTTTTTCTCAAAGTAAAACCTGCTGAGAGAGAAAAGGATCATATCGGTAAAAAACTCCATTTTTTTGAGTTTTAAACCGTTAAAGCTGCCTGCTATAGGAGAGGTGAATTCCATGATGGCAAGGAGGTCGTTATCTTTCATGATAGGGATTACCATGAAGCTGTTGACATTATTATCTCTTAAAATATTGAAAGAAGGAAGCTGTCTGACGTTTTCATCCAGATTATTGACATTGGAGACCACAATGGGTTTTGAATTGTGATTTAAATTGTTGAAGGTATTCTTACGGGTTTCTTCATCAAAATTATTGATCCAGAAATCAAGAATATGATTGGTCAGGAGACTTTCGTAGATCGGGAGCTTATCAAGTTTCTGTTCTTTCTTATTAAAGGTCATGAGTCCGAAGCTGAGGTCCGGAACATCGAAATAAGATTTGAAAATTTCAGTCAGATTCTCATTGGGATTTAAATCTTCAGGATCAATCTCTATCATGCTTGATTTAAGATCAGAAAGTGCAACTTCCGAAGTACAGTCTACCAGGGAAATAATGGTAAATCCTTTCAGTATCCATGACTGGGAAGGGAAATACTTCTTCCAAAGTTTAAAATCATCCAGATTTTCGAGAAGCATATCCAGTACTTCGTCAGAAGGAATTTTAGCATCTTCTGTGGGGTAAACTTCGGTAAAGTCTGAGTTTACAGTAATCTTATAATGCTTCATGATTCCCTGTTGGTTCGGGATATCATAATAGAATGGGATTGTACTTTTAATGTCTTTTTTGAAATAGCTTTGAAGAATCAGGCAGCAGCAGAATACATAAAAGTCGTTGTCACTAATATTTCTAAGCTCTATTTCAAAATCTTTTCCTGCGTCCTTCAGGATATTTTTAAACCTTTCGGTATAATTAAAAGTAATGTTGGAAAGGGGAATACTTGCCGCTTTTATCTCATTATGGGTAAGGCCGGTGGGGAACAGGTCTGCAAGAAGCAGCCTGATGAGGTCCTCATGTTTTTCAAGGAGTGTTATATCCTGGAAGCCGTCTCTTATTTCTTTGAAATTCTTAGTGCTGTCGATCAGGGATTCAGCATAGTTGACCCTATATTCCAGACGGTCATTATACCGGATATGTTCCAGTACATCCAAATATTTTTTGAATGAAATATAAACCTGAAAAGGTGAGTCTTTTTTGTAAAGATTAGCCAACGCTGAAATTTAGAGTAAAGTTATGAAAAAAACACCATTTTCAATGGCTGTCTTATTGGGAAGATATGCCTTTCTTTAATTCAAATTTATTCTTTTTTTGAACGAATTTTTAAAATGTCTGCACCATTATTTGTCAGAGATTCTTTTTTTTATAAAATCACTATGGATTTAGGAAATATATTGATTTTAGCAATAATAAAAATTCTGCTCTAAAGCAGAATTTTTTGTGAGCGGTCAGTTATGGTAAAGGAGGATTTCTTCCTGCACATCTTTTAATTCTCCTTTTTCAAAGTACAGATATCTTTTTTCTGAATAATTGGTCTGCGCAATATCGTTAATGAAGGCGGTAAGGTATTTCTTAGTGAGATTAGTCTTGTAATATTCTGTGTCAATACCCAATATGGGTCTTTCGATGGCATATTCTTTATTCATCATTTCTGAATCAAAGTATTCTGCAACAATGTATAATCTGATATTTTTACGGGTACAGTATTCCTGAACGGAACTTAACGGGATGCAGACTTTGCTTGAACATTTAGGCCCCCAGATGTAGACCAGGCTTTTGTCATCTTCTTGTAAGCAATCTTTCAGGCTTTTCCCATTGATGATAAAAATATTTTTGGAATACTTTAAACTGCAGATTTTATTATCATTTTTGATAAATAAGCCTGGGTTTTCTTTTTTAGTGGTCTCATAATAACTGTAGAGCCCTTTAAAATTACCATTGATTTTACAGGAATTCAGCGAGCATAAAAAAATTGCTGATAGAAGTATTGTAAATAACTTTTTCATATGATAAAAATGGTGGAGATTACTCTCCACCATCTGATTTTATTTTGTTGCATCCTTCACTGTAACCGGGATTTGATATCCTCCGTAGTTTCCAATTGAAGCATCAAATTTATATTCTCCTTTGTATACCACAGCATTTGAATTATTGATGTCCTGGTCTACAAAAAAGGTTTCCTGGGTTTTTATAGCCTGCGCCTGAGTTGCATCTGTTGGGTCCAGCGCTACATAAAGGAAGCCTTCCATCGTAAACTCATCCACTTCCACTTTTCCGGTATATTTTCCCAGCTTACAGAACCAGCAGGACTGGAAGTTACATAATCCCCATCCAGCACAGCTTTTTGAAGCTCTTCCCCATTCATCCCAGCTCGCCTGGAATATAGATAGCTTTGCTGTAGAATTTGTTTTAACCTTCTCTGTTTTAGTTAAGTTTGAATTGAGATCATTTGAATCTGTTCTGGATTCTGTTTCACAAGAAAATAATGTCAATACTGCAATAGCAAGAATTAATTTTTTCATAGTAATTATTAGTTTTGGTTAGCTCACAAATATAAGATTTATTTTTATTTAAATGTATAAAAATCATTAATTTGATTGATATTTAAAAATATTTTAACTAATAATATATTTAATTGCTTATTTTTTAATGTTTTAACAAATGAGTGGTTTATTATTTAAATGTAATGTTTTATGTTGAAATGATAATAAATACGGATAATATGCAATAAATAAATAATGGTGT contains:
- a CDS encoding GAF domain-containing protein, with amino-acid sequence MANLYKKDSPFQVYISFKKYLDVLEHIRYNDRLEYRVNYAESLIDSTKNFKEIRDGFQDITLLEKHEDLIRLLLADLFPTGLTHNEIKAASIPLSNITFNYTERFKNILKDAGKDFEIELRNISDNDFYVFCCCLILQSYFKKDIKSTIPFYYDIPNQQGIMKHYKITVNSDFTEVYPTEDAKIPSDEVLDMLLENLDDFKLWKKYFPSQSWILKGFTIISLVDCTSEVALSDLKSSMIEIDPEDLNPNENLTEIFKSYFDVPDLSFGLMTFNKKEQKLDKLPIYESLLTNHILDFWINNFDEETRKNTFNNLNHNSKPIVVSNVNNLDENVRQLPSFNILRDNNVNSFMVIPIMKDNDLLAIMEFTSPIAGSFNGLKLKKMEFFTDMILFSLSRFYFEKNYQIEAIIQREYTSIHDSVVWKFRNEAEKYFTASLGKKIYTLKEISFKNLTPLFGVSDIRSSSEKRFNLMLEDLTQQIECLKEILAATNSDSEKFILALDIFENELSHEIKADTEQRFQRLLREEIHPFLQGKLEVRSSRELKVKIKDYFLGVRSQTDLFYTHRKKLDDSITLVNRKLADMLDENQIKAQQVFPHYYERFKSDGVEHNLYIGTTIAPELHYTSKVVHKLRYWQLKTICKMELEFQSFKKNLPIPLDIASLIFVYNEKIDIRFRMDEKRFDVDGAYNSYYEIIKKRLDKAHIKDSSERITAPGKITIVYFGMENQKEYLEYIAKLQKKHILQHDVEFLKVEDLQGITGLLALRVSIYQND